The Flavipsychrobacter sp. genome contains the following window.
ATTAAATCCTGATAAATTACGATAGGTAATTTATAAGCAAGTAAATCAGGTAATGTAACGGCTAGTCTTAAAAAATGAAGGGTCATCGCTTAAGACATGACAAAACTAATAAAGGTTTGTATTCAGGAACTTAAAATCTCATTAGAACAATTTCTTGCTAAAAAGTCTATAATAGGTATTACTTTTATCCTTTCTTACATATATATAGTATGCTAGATTCAAAAGAGACGACCGGTAATTTATACCATAAAGTGTTGGTGCTGATACATGGTTTTTTATCAGGCATTAGAAAAAATTTCATTTTGCTGCTTGTTTGTATAGGTGCTGTTACAGGCGGTTTGTTTATTTATAATTACCAGTCATCTGGTGTTTATACTACATCGTTTACGGTAATATATGAGGAGCTGGTAAGGAAGATATATGGTGATAGACTGGCAAAACTAGATGCGTTGGTACAAAAAGGAGATGATGCAAAACTTAAGGAGTTGCTAGGAGTTTCAGACGAGGCTATAAGATCTATAGAAAAGATACAGGGTAAAAATATTCTCGGCGACGATTTGGATAAGGATCTAAATACCGATAAAATTCCTTTTGTTGTAGAGTTGGAGTTTACAGATGCGCAATATGTGTCTGACATTCAGCAAGGTATTCTTGATTTTCTAGAAAACGGGAATAGTTATTTGAAGGAGAAAAAGGCATTAAGAATACAGGAAACAGAATCGGAGATCAAGTTTATAGATGCACAATTGGCTATGCTTGACACTTTGAAAAGGCAGATGAACCAAGAAAATGCATTGAAAAGTGCAAAAAAAGAGCAGTCAGATTTAGGAGGTGCTTACGAATTTTCTTATTCTTTATTTAAAAAGAAGCAGGCACTGGAAGCCAAAACGGCAATGCCTACCAATCTGAAAATAATAGATGATATAGTTGTACCACTCCCTAAGACCAAGGCGCCGTCACTAATATTAGCTGTAGGTACTTTACTAGGTTTTGTGGTGTATTTAATATTAGTTTATCTGCTCATTCCCGCTTATAAATTAGGCAACAAGTCCTAGCTGATCTCCTGGCAAAGCTCTATGAGCACGCCATTGGTGGTTTTGGGATGTAAAAAGCAAACAAGTTTATTATCGGCACCTTTTTTGGGTGTTTCGTTGAGTATGGTGAAGCCTTCTGCTGCCAGTCTTTTCATTTCAGCCTCTATATCGGTCACGTCAAAAGCTATATGGTGTATACCCTCCCCCTTTTTTTCTAAATATTTAAAAATTGGGCTCTGCTCGTTAGTGGCTTCTAAGAGTTCTATTTTCGATGCTCCGGTTTTAAAAAAGGCCGTACTAACCCCTTCACTGGCTACTTCCTCGGTTTTATAGCAGTTTGTATTCAAAAGTGCCTCAAAAAGCGGTATGGAAACCTTCAGATCTTTCACCGCTATGCCTAAATGCTCAATTTTGTTCATTTTCTAATAAGTTTTACAAATAGCGTTATATAAAGCTACAATGCATAAAATGCCCTAAAGTAGTACAATTGACGTAACTTTGTAGTTGCAAAAATAAGTATTGAATAAAGCGAATATGGAATTGAAATTGCCAATATACTTGGATAATAATGCTACCACACCTTGCGACCCAAGAGTGGTAGACGAAATGGTGCCGTTTTTCTATGAAAAATTTGGTAACGCTGCTAGCCGTAGCCACTCTTTTGGATGGGTAGCTGAAGAAGCTGTAGACTATGCACGTGAGCAAGTTGCTAAACTGATCAACGCGTCATCTAAAGAGATAATATTTACTTCTGGTGCTACAGAAGCAGATAACCTTGCTATAAAGGGTGTATTTGAGATGTATGCTTCAAAAGGGGATCATATCATCACATGTACTACTGAGCACAAAGCTGTATTAGATACTTGTAAGCATGTGGAGAAGATGGGAGGTAATGTTACATACCTTCCGGTGCAAGAGAATGGTCTTGTAGACCTTGAGGCACTTGAAAAAGCAATTACAGATAAAACGATCCTTATCTCTATTATGTATGGTAATAATGAGATAGGTGTTGTGCAACCAATAAAAGAAATAAGTGCTATAGCACGCAAGCATGGGGTGCTTTTCTTTACTGATGCAACACAAGCGGTAGGTAAAATACCTGTGGATGTACAAGCAGATGGTATAGATCTAATGGCATTTAGTGCACATAAAATGTACGGTCCTAAAGGTGTTGGCGCATTATATGTGCGTCGTAAAAACCCTCGTGTAAAGGTAACCTCTCAAATGGATGGCGGTGGCCACGAGCGTGGTATGCGTAGCGGTACTATGAACGTACCTGGTATCGTAGGTTTTGGTAAGGCTTGCGAAATATGCATGAATGAGATGGAAAGTGAGGCTAAACGCCTTAGTGCCATGAGAGATAGATTGGAGGCAGGTCTTTTACAACTGGAAGAAGCTTATGTAAATGGTAGTGCGGAGCATAGATTACCACATGTATCTAATATCTCTTTCAAATATGTAGAAGGAGAAGGTTTGATGATGGGTTTCAATAAGAACATCGCATTATCAAGTGGTTCGGCTTGTACGTCAGCTTCTCTAGAGCCTTCTTATGTATTGAAAGCTTTGGGCTTGGGAGATGACCTAGCGCATAGTTCATTACGTTTTGGCTTGGGCCGTTTCACTACAGACGAGCAGATAGACTATACAATAAAAGCAATATCGGAAACGGTGTTGAAATTGCGTGAAATGAGTCCGCTTTGGGAAATGTATAAGGAAGGTATTGACCTTGATACAATAGAATGGGCGCACCACTAATTATTTATTAAACACACTAAAGACATTTAAAATGGCATATTCAGATAAAGTAATCGATCATTATCAAAATCCTAAAAACGTAGGTACGCTTGACAAAAGTAAAAGCCAAGTAGGTACAGGTTTGGTAGGTGCACCAGAGTGTGGTGACGTAATGCGTTTACAAATAGAAGTAGACGATGAAACGGGCAAGATAAAAGATGCTAAGTTCAAAACATTTGGTTGTGGCTCAGCAATTGCTTCTTCTTCTTTGGCTACAGAGTGGCTTAAAGGAAAATCTGTAGATGAAGCATTGGCTATAGACAATATGGATATTGTTGAGGAACTGAACTTACCACCGGTAAAGATCCACTGCTCTGTATTGGCAGAAGATGCTATCAAGGCTGCTATTAACGACTATCGTGTTAAGAATGGCTTGCCAGAGTTGGAATTAGAAGGTAATAAACATTAGTATAACGATAAGTAAGGCTATATGATTCCGTAATTGAAGGGATGTTCATTTACGTGAAAATCAAGTGATTATGATATATATTAGTGATAAGGCTAAAGAAAAAGTACGCGAGCTTAAGGCTAATGCCGAGCTTGACGATAGTTACTTTTTAAGGGTAGGCGTAGTTGGCGGTGGCTGTTCAGGGTTGTCTTATAAGTTAGACTTTGACAATGAAGAACAACCCAACGATCAGGTTTTTGAGGATAATGGTGTGAAACTGGTGACTGACCTAAAAAGTTTCTTGTACTTGTGTGATACAACATTAGAATTTTCTGATGGATTGAACGGGAAAGGGTTCCATTTTAGTAACCCTAATGCTAGTAGAAGTTGTGGATGTGGGGAAAGCTTTGCAGTATAAATAGTTTATTAATAAAGCATCAAATAAAAAGGGCGGTGAATATTCACCGCCCTTTTTATATAGTTATATCTTGTGTTGAATGATCTTTAGTGAAAGAATGTATTACCATTTCTAAAACCAATACGTCCATTTAAAGGAGGTAGTTTGGTAGCACTATTTAGATAGTTGATGTTTCTATCCATATTAGCTTCTACACCATCATTATACATTACTTCTTCCCCACTATACGCCTCGCCTGGCTTATCGTATTGGATATTAATTCTTGGATTCTTTTTGTCGCTGGTAAGAATCACATGCTTATTGTAGGCAGTAATAATAGTATAGTTATCTTCAGTAACCTCATTAGAGGCAAGAGTTCTGTCCGTGTGTTTATAATATTTAACCTTAATATTCTTCTTGTCTTGTGCAAAAGCACTACTAGTCAAAAACATAATTCCCAATACTGCAATCATTATTCTTTTCATCATATCTTATTTTAATCTGGTTAAAAAAATCTTCGTAGTCGTGTTTTTATTAATGTAATTCCCTGTTTTGGTGTCCGGGAGTATTATCCCTTTCCACATTTTTGTAACGGTCTCTCATAGGTTCATTTTGTGCTGCAGATAGGTCAGCTTTATCTGTTTCTCTAACGTTGCTACAGCTATTAAAACTAAGCCCCATACCCACAATAAATGTTCCTAATAATAGTATTCTTATAGTTTTCATAATATGTAATCGTTAGTACATCAATAGTATAAGGGAAAGAGAGCGCTTTGGCAAATAGGTATTGTTGATAGGTTATATATGCTATCTATGTTATAAGTGTTGTTTATACATTGCTTAGACAGTAATTATATCCTTATTTGCTGAATTGATTAGCGCAGACCTAATATATTAAGTACTTTTGTAGCTAAATAAGAATACATATGTTGAAGACAGGAAACACAATAGTGAGCATATATACAGAAATGACGCCTAACCCGGAAACAATGAAGTTTGTGGCGAACAAACTGCTATATCCTGGTAAAAGCTTAGATATACCTGATGAGGCTAGTGCAGCGCCGTCTCCATTAGCAAAAGAGCTTTTTGCTTTCCCGTTTATCCGTAGCGTGTTTATCGCAAGCAACTTTGTTACACTAACAAAAACTTCAGAAACACAATGGGAAGATGTAATACCATCAGTACGTGATTTTTTGAAAAACTACTTGGAAGAAGGTAAAGTGGTTATCAACGAAGACCAAATAGTTGAGAAAGAGTCGGCAAATACAATAAGTGCAGACGACAGTGATATCGTAAAGCGTATAAAAGAACTATTGGAGAACTATGTGAAGCCAGCAGTAGAGATGGACGGCGGTGCTATAGGGTTTAAGGGCTATGATAGCGGAGTAGTTACTTTATCTATGCAAGGTTCTTGTTCTGGTTGCCCATCTTCAATGATCACATTGAAAGCGGGTATTGAGGGGATGATGAAGCGTATGATACCAGAAGTGAAAGAAGTAGTTGCTGAAGCGGAATAAAGTTTATCAATAACTTAAGTTTTTTAAAAGAGTGGCTTTAAAATGGCCACTCTTTTTATTTAATAGGCTATTTGTACTAATTTTAGCACATTCAGATAATCAATGAGCAATAAGAATAATTACGTCGCGATAATGGCGGGCGGTATCGGTAGTCGTTTTTGGCCGATCAGTAGAACAGCCCATCCAAAACAATTTATTGATATACTAGGTACAGGAAAGTCGCTGATACAGTGGACTTACCAAAGGTTTAAAAATATATGTCCGCAGGAGAATATATATTTTATTACCAACGCCACCTATATTGATACTTTAAAGGAGCAAATACCTGAGGTAAGCGATGCTAATATCATTAGCGAACCTTCTAGGAAAAACACAGCACCTTGTGCGGCATATTTTGCACATAAGATGATGTCGCTCAATCCTGATGCTAATATCATCTTATCTCCTGCCGACCACTTAATAATGGATGAGCGTGCTTTTGAACAAACTGCAGCAGATGCGTTGGAGTTTGTATCGAAGAATAAAGCATTGCTAACATTGGGTATAAAACCTACACGCCCTGATACGGGATATGGTTATATACAATATGACGAGGAGGAATCGATAGATAAAGTATATAAGGTAAAAACATTTACAGAAAAGCCATCTTTAGAATTGGCAAGAACATTCTTGAAGAGTGGAGACTTCTTGTGGAACTCCGGCATATTTGTATGGAATGTAAAAACCATCATGGAAGCCTTAGAAAAGCTGATGCCTGAAATGAACGAGGTTTTTCTACAAGCTACTGATGCTTACAATACGCCGAGTGAATATGCGGTGTTGAGTGAATTATATTCTCAATGCACCAATATCTCTATAGACTATGGTATTATGGAGAAAGCAAAGAATGTATATGTTATCCCATCTTATTTTGGTTGGTGCGATTTGGGTACTTGGGAGTCTGCTTATGAAAACTCTGAAAAAGACTATCTGGGTAATGCGGTACATGGTAACAATGTGATGATAGTAGATGCAACAGAGTGTATGATAAAAGCACCCAAGGATAAGCTGGTAGTAGTGCAGGGCTTGGAAAACTGTATAATAGTTGATACCGATGATGTACTGCTTATATGCGAGCGTAACAGAGAGCAACAAATAAAAGAATACGTAGCCGAGATAAAAAGAAATAAAGGAGACAAATATCTATGATAAAACTGCAGCCAAAACATTCAGTTACGGGAACAAATATTTTCAGTGTAATGAGTGCTTTGGCGGCAAAGCATAATGCTATCAATTTATCTCAGGGCTTCCCCGATTTTCCTATCGATGAGCAATTAGGTGCTTTGATGTACAAGGCGGTACAGTCGGGCTACAATCAATATGCACCTATGGCAGGTTTGCCCATGCTGCGCGAAGCAATAGCAGGTGACCTGAAAAAACGTTATCAGCTTACTGTTGATCCTGATACAGAAATTACTGTAACGCCCGGCGCTACTTATGGTATCTATACCGTCTTTGCTGCAATAATCGAAAAAGGGGATCAGGTCATAGTACTAGAGCCTGCTTATGATAGTTATATTCCTAATATAGAATCTTGCGGTGGAGAAGTGATTACCGTTCCACTTACAGCACCAACATTCACTGTAGATTGGGACAGGGTAAAGGCTGCCATAACGGCTAAGACCAAAGCTATAATCGTAAACACGCCACACAACCCTACAGGCGCCACATGGCAAAAGGAAGACTGGGATAAGCTGGCAGAAGTAGTAAGGGATACCGATATCATAATCCTGTCGGATGAAGTATATGAGCAATTAAGCTTTGACAATAAACCACACTATACTGTAATGCACCATGCAGAACTGAAAGCAAGAAGTTTTGCTATCTATTCTTTTGGTAAGGTATTTAATAATACGGGTTGGAAAATGGGCTATGTGGTTGCGCCCAAGGTGCTGACGAATGCTTTTAGAAGCCTGCATCAGTTCTTATGCTTTTCTGTAAACACTCCGTCCCAATATGCCATAGCGCAGTATTTGACACAGCCTGTTTTGCCAAACGTAACAGGCATTATGCAGTCTAAAAGAGACTATTTCCTCAATCTGCTCAAAGAGACACCTTTTACCGTACACGCACCATCGGGAGGAAGTTATTTTCAAACAGTATCGTATGAGCAAATAAGCGATAAGGGAGATATGGAGTTTGCACAATGGCTAACAGAAAACTATGGTGTGGCTACCATACCCGTAAGTGCTTTTTATAAGAATAAACAAGACGATAAGATCATTCGTTTCTGCTTTGCTAAAAAGGAAGAGACACTACAAGCAGCAATAGAAAAGCTGAAACCATTGCTAGCTATTGCAAAATAATATACTCGTACACTAGTTTGGCAATAAGCGCCAATACCGTAATAATAAAGAAGACCCGCACAAATGCACTCCCCTTTTTTATAGCCAGGTGAGACCCTATGTAATTGCCTAACATATTGGCGAGTGCTAATGGTAAAGCTACCGACCATATTACTGCCCCCCTTATTATGAAAAAACTTAAGGCAGCAATGTTGGTCACTACATTAATGATCTTTGCATGGCCTGATGCTTGTAAAAAGTTTTTCCCGAATAGTAGAATGAATGCAAAAACGAGGAAGCTTCCTGTGCCGGGACCGATAAGCCCATCGTACAAGCCTATAACACTACCAATGGTAATAGTATAAAAGTAATGCTGTGTTTTGCTAAGCTTTTTAAGCTGTTCTGTCTTTCCCAATTCTTTCTTGAAAACAGTATAAAGTAGCATACCGATAAGTACTACTATGAGTATGGGTACAAAGTTTTCTTTCTCGAAATAGCTTACCAGCAATGCTCCGCAAAAAGAGCTGATAAAAGCAGAGATGATTATGGGGAGCAGAAACTTTAAACTGATGTTAGTTTTCTTCTTGTATTGCACGGCAGATACCGTTGTGCCTAAAAAGTTAGCTGTTTTATTGGTAGCCAATGTTTGTAATAAGCTCAACTCAGGCATGAGTAGAAACATAGCAGGTAGTTGAATCAAGCCACCGCCGCCAACTACCGCCTCAACAAAACCTGCCAGAAATGCAAATATGGATAATGCTATGAGCATTACCCAAAATACATATTACCCGCTAATTAGTAAGTAATAGTTTGCTCTTCAATATTTTCCGGCAACTGACGGAATTCGTATTGTTGATTTCTAAGCTGGGCTTGGAAGCCAGCTTCATTGATAGCATCTTGTATGCCTTTATAAGTAAACCTGTGAGGAGCACCCGCCGCACTAACAACATTTTCTTCGATCATGATAGAACCAAAATCGTTAGCACCGGCGTGTAAGCACATTTGAGCAACATCCTTACCAACAGTTAACCAAGAAGCTTGTATGTTTTTGATGTTTGGTAGCATGATACGGCTCAAAGCTATCATTCTAATATATTCCTCTGCGGTAGTGAGGTTTTTAGTGCCTCTTATGCGTTTTAGCATGGTATCTACATCTTGGAACGTCCAAGGTATAAAGGCAATGAAGCCTTTGGCATCTTCAGGTTTCTTCGCTTGTACCTCTCTTAGTTTTACAAGGTGCTCAAAACGTTCTAAAACAGTTTCTACATGTCCGAACATCATGGTTGCACTGGTAGTAAGACCTACTTTATGTGCTTCGTGCATAATATCCAGCCACTCTTGAGCGCCGCATTTTCCCTTGGATATAAGTCTGCGTACCCTGTCGTTCAATATTTCTGCACCTGGCCCCGGCATACTATCCATGCCCGCTTCTTTAAGCGCGGTAAGAGCTGTAGTATAATTTACTCCTGACACTTTGCATATATGAGCTACTTCGGGCGGTCCTAAAGCATGTAGTTTAAGCGTAGGATATAACTTCTTTAGTTGTTTGAAAAGGTCGGTATAATAGTCCAATCCTAGCTCAGGGTGATGGCCTCCTTGTAGTAGCAACTGCTCGCCACCGTAGCGGAAGGTCTCTTCAATTTTTACTTTATAGGTTTCTATGTCAGTAATGTAGGCCTCTTCGTGCCCGGGTATGCGGTAGAAATTGCAAAACTTACAATTGGCAATACAAACATTGGTAGTGTTCATATTACGGTCTATTATCCAAGTTACTTTGTTGTGCGGTACTTGCTTTTTTCTGAGCTCATTTGCCAGATACATCAACTCGGTCAACGGTGCGTTTTCAAATAAAAAAACACCTTCTTCAGCAGTTAAAAAGTCAAATTGTAACGCTCTCTCGTAAAGTTGGGATAATACCATCGTCTTATTATTCTAAAATGTTCTACAAAATTAACGTAAAACAATCGCCTGGCATAGCTTTTTATAGCTATATCAATAAGTAGTATTGTAGCTTTTTTTATTTACTTTGCCGATGTATGGAAATGAAGATTCTTACACTTTTTGGAGAGGAAGTGGTGCCGGAGAAAAAACCAGCTGCCAAGAAGCCTGCTGCAAAAAAGAAAGTAGTTGAAGAGGAGGTACCCCAGCAAGAGGCTAAAACAAATATTCTAGAAGGCTGGGCTGGGGATAAGCAATATTATACCATAGGAGAGGTGGCCAAACTGTTCAAAGTACGTACCTCCAATATTCGTTTTTGGACCAAAGAGTTTGCGCTGAAAGTGCGTACGACCAGAAAGGGCGACCGTTTATATACTCCCGACCAAGTGCGAGAGATACAAACCATCTACTATTTAGTAAAAGAAAAGGGGTACACCATCAATGGTGCCAAGGGCAGGCTGAAATCGAAGAAAAAAATTGGTACAGAACACATTGAACTTAAAGAATCATTGCAGCAACTAAGAAACAAGCTGGTTCAGATAAAGAAACGTTTATAGAATATGAAAAGATTATTAGTAGCACTAGCTGTAATGATAACTATGCAAGCGTCAGGTCAATATAATTTGGATGTTACCGTTGATAATGAGACGGGAGATATAGTGTATAGAGGTGAATGTACCTTTAAGGATCTAAGTAGCGAGCAGGCTTTCACTTGGTTGCGTACTGGAGTAGGCCATTATAATCCTGACAGAGCATCGGTAACCTATCTGGAGCGCCATCTGAAAGACTATAATATTGTGGTATTGATGGGAACTTGGTGTGAGGACTCTCATAAGATGCTACCGCAGATATACAAGCTGTTACGCATTACACAATATCCTATGAGCCAGTACAAAATGTATGGACTGGACTTGAACAAGCAAGGATATCTTGACGAGCACGAAAAATATAAAGTAGAAAATGTACCTACAGTTATACTTTTCAATAAAGGTAAAGAAGTAGGAAGGGTTGTAGAAACAGCAAAAGTTAGTCTGGAAGCAGACTTGAAAGACATAATAAAGAAGCACAAAGAGGGTTGATCCTTCCCTTTTTAACAATAGCTATAAAACATAATACTAATATGGAATTACCAGAACATATTTCCATTGATATACTTAGAACGTTAGACGTTGACCAGCTTGAGCTATCGAAGGAGGCAGCAAGCAGAATAAATACAAATAGAGCATACCTAGACAATATATTGGCAAGTGGCAAAACCTTTTATGGTATCAATACAGGGTTTGGCTCATTGTGCAATGTGCGTATTGAGGATAATGAATTAGCTCAATTACAAGAAAACCTAGTACGCTCACATGCCGCAGGCATGGGAGATGAAGTGCCTGAGGATGTAGTAAGGTTGATGCTATTATTGAAAGTACATGGCTTAAGTCAAGGTTATAGTGGTGTACGTACCGTATTAGTAGAGCGCCTTATTGAGTTTTATAATCTAAAAATTCATCCCGTTGTTTTCCAGCTGGGTTCTTTAGGTGCTTCAGGAGACTTAGCACCACTTGCACATTTATCGTTACCGATATTTGGTGCAGGAAAAGTAAGGTATAAGGGGGAAGTAAGACCAGCTATGGATGTGCTGCAAGAAAATGGTTTAGCACCTTTGCCACTTACTGCAAAAGAAGGGTTGGCGTTGTTGAACGGTACTCAGTTCATGAGTAGTTATGCAGTATGGTGTTTAGTGCAAGCCAAAAAACTATCAGCATGGGCAGACCTGATAGGTGCTGTGTCTGCAGATGCCTTCATGGCCAAGAGCGAACCGTTTAACCATCCGATACATAGAGTAAGACCTCATAACGGGCAGATAAATACAGCAAAGGACCTATTGGCATTATTAGCCGATAGCGAAATTCAAGCACTACCAAAAGAGCAGGTGCAAGACCCTTACTCTTTCAGGTGTATGCCACAAGTGCATGGAGCTACAAAAGATGTAATAGACAATGTAGCAGCAATAGTAGATACCGAGATCAATTCTGTAACGGATAATCCTATCGTGTTTCATGATGAAGATGCCATCTATAGCGGTGGTAACTTCCACGGGCAGCCATTGGCATTGAATTTGGACTTTTTGGCAATTGCCATGTCTGAGTTGGCTAATATTTCGGAACGAAGAATGTACCTACTAGTTAGTGGACAGAGAAACTTACCTCCATTCTTAGCACCGAAGGCAGGTCTTAATAGCGGCTTTATGATAGCCCAGTATGCGGCGGCAGCTATTGTAAGCCAAAACAAACAATTGTGTACACCCGCATCGGCAGATAGTATAATCAGTAGTAACGGACAGGAAGACCATGTGAGTATGGGTGCCAATGCTGCTACTAAAATGTATAAAGTAATACAGAATGTACAGCGTGTATTAGGGGTAGAATTGCTAACCGCTATGCAAGCCTTAGACATGCGTCGTCCTAAAAAATCATCACCTATCATTGAGAAGCTATATGCTGACTTTAGAAAAGAAGTAAGTTTTATGGCTGAGGATAGACTGCTACATGATGATATGATCAAGGCAGAAAGGTTCTTAGATACTGACCCTGAAAAATGGATCCGATAATGAGCTTCCCTCCTAAGTCTTACATCGTTTACCAGTGTTATGGTAGTAAGGAAATTTTTGATGAGTGCATCTTTTCCTTAATTACCTTCTCTAGTTTTCATAAAAAAGAAGACTTAGCCAACTTAGAGATATGGATATATACGGATCGTCCTGAACGTTTTGAAGCGTTAAAAGACTGTTGGTTGCCACTGCATTACAGAACGATAGATAAATCATTATTAGCACAATGGCGCGGTGAAATAGATTTTGTTCACCGTGTGAAAATTGAAGTGCTAAGAGATTTTACAAAAGAGAGGGAAGGGAATGTTTTATACTTGGATACAGATGTCACATTCTTAAAATCGATAAGTACTGTGTTTGATGGTATAGCCCAAGGGAAAAGATACATGCATGTGATGGAAGGAGCTATAGAGAGTGAGCGTAGTGTAGTAATAAAAAAGTTGAAGAAATACCTGACTAAGAAACCTGAAGTAAAAGTAGGAGACAAGAAAATAAAGGTATCGCTAGATACAGAGATGTGGAACGCTGGTGTTCTTGGTTTTAAAATAGGTACTGTGGTATTAGAAGAGGTATTGTCCTTCACTGATCATTTACATAAAAAATACCCTAAGCATATAGTAGAGCAATTTGCGTTCTCCTATTTCTTTCAGCAGCAGCAAGATGTAAAAACAACAGGCGCATACATTCTTCATTATTGGAACTTTAAAAGTTTACGATTGCTGTTAGCCTCTTTCTTAGCCCACTTCAATAACGCTACTTGGGATGAGCTGATACAGTATAGCCAACTGGTACAAATACCTGCAGAGATGCAAATACGTACCAACTACCTAGAGTATAGAAGCCATAAAGATCATTTGGTAAATAAGAAGTGGATGCCAGTAATCCCTGACTGGGAGCATTTACTGAAGCAGCTTTAAAATATCATCTACCGCTTTTTGATTGTTAGGGTGGTTGATACTGTTCAATATGTCTTTACGCTCTCTTGTGGTTAAGTGAAAGTTGAGTGCCGCCATATTGCTTTTTTTCTCAGGGATATATTGTAGCGTTACATAGTGTAGTTTGCTTTTTAGAAAGTTAGGGGCATAATCTTTTACATATTCCTGCTGATAGGATTGAAAAGGCTCCCATTTGTTTTGTATAGCAAACACAGGGTCTATTATCATGCTACCTAAAGTTTTCATAGACGATGGCGGAAATATTTCATAGTCCTTGGTATCGCGTATTTGTAGGTAAACCACATTGTCGACATTTTCATTGATCCAGTCTCGCATGGTATATAGATACCTGCTGATCAACTCTACCCCAAAGTTGTCTCTTAGTCCTATATCCATAATATTCATTCTGGGTTCGGAAGGTAGTTTTACAACAGGTAGTATTAACGGGAAAGTAGCGTTCATTCTTAAGGCGCTGGTAAGCCTTAGGTTATAAGGATTTCTATTTTGAAAAAAGGTAGCAAAATCTACAGCATCAATAGGCGGGTTTTTACTGTTTTTGTGTGCATGCTCTGAATGGGTGAGGTAACTAATAGGTTGTGCACCCATCATTAGCTTTCTGCCATCGTTGATGATAGTACCATTCACGATCATCATGGGTATTAGTCCTTTTGCTTCATTGGTTTTATAGTTGCCCAGCTTGGTGTCGAGTACCCCTTCTGTATTGTGGATCA
Protein-coding sequences here:
- the mqnC gene encoding cyclic dehypoxanthinyl futalosine synthase, with the translated sequence MVLSQLYERALQFDFLTAEEGVFLFENAPLTELMYLANELRKKQVPHNKVTWIIDRNMNTTNVCIANCKFCNFYRIPGHEEAYITDIETYKVKIEETFRYGGEQLLLQGGHHPELGLDYYTDLFKQLKKLYPTLKLHALGPPEVAHICKVSGVNYTTALTALKEAGMDSMPGPGAEILNDRVRRLISKGKCGAQEWLDIMHEAHKVGLTTSATMMFGHVETVLERFEHLVKLREVQAKKPEDAKGFIAFIPWTFQDVDTMLKRIRGTKNLTTAEEYIRMIALSRIMLPNIKNIQASWLTVGKDVAQMCLHAGANDFGSIMIEENVVSAAGAPHRFTYKGIQDAINEAGFQAQLRNQQYEFRQLPENIEEQTITY
- a CDS encoding MerR family transcriptional regulator, whose protein sequence is MEMKILTLFGEEVVPEKKPAAKKPAAKKKVVEEEVPQQEAKTNILEGWAGDKQYYTIGEVAKLFKVRTSNIRFWTKEFALKVRTTRKGDRLYTPDQVREIQTIYYLVKEKGYTINGAKGRLKSKKKIGTEHIELKESLQQLRNKLVQIKKRL
- a CDS encoding thioredoxin family protein translates to MKRLLVALAVMITMQASGQYNLDVTVDNETGDIVYRGECTFKDLSSEQAFTWLRTGVGHYNPDRASVTYLERHLKDYNIVVLMGTWCEDSHKMLPQIYKLLRITQYPMSQYKMYGLDLNKQGYLDEHEKYKVENVPTVILFNKGKEVGRVVETAKVSLEADLKDIIKKHKEG
- the hutH gene encoding histidine ammonia-lyase, producing MELPEHISIDILRTLDVDQLELSKEAASRINTNRAYLDNILASGKTFYGINTGFGSLCNVRIEDNELAQLQENLVRSHAAGMGDEVPEDVVRLMLLLKVHGLSQGYSGVRTVLVERLIEFYNLKIHPVVFQLGSLGASGDLAPLAHLSLPIFGAGKVRYKGEVRPAMDVLQENGLAPLPLTAKEGLALLNGTQFMSSYAVWCLVQAKKLSAWADLIGAVSADAFMAKSEPFNHPIHRVRPHNGQINTAKDLLALLADSEIQALPKEQVQDPYSFRCMPQVHGATKDVIDNVAAIVDTEINSVTDNPIVFHDEDAIYSGGNFHGQPLALNLDFLAIAMSELANISERRMYLLVSGQRNLPPFLAPKAGLNSGFMIAQYAAAAIVSQNKQLCTPASADSIISSNGQEDHVSMGANAATKMYKVIQNVQRVLGVELLTAMQALDMRRPKKSSPIIEKLYADFRKEVSFMAEDRLLHDDMIKAERFLDTDPEKWIR